CCCTTCTCGCGAGCCAGCTCGAAGAGCGCGCCGGCGTAAACGCGAAGGAGAGGTCCCGCTCCCGCGTTCACGACCGCTTCCCGTCCGCGGACCGCGTCGCCTCCGCCACGAACTCCTCCACGTGACGCCGGTGGTCCGCCTCGCTCATCGCGCGGCCGATCAGTTTCGCCGCCGCCTCGAGCGCCAAGTCGACCGCTTCCCGCCGCACGCGGTCGACCGCCTGCGCTTCCTCGCTCCGGATCTCGACGCGCGCTCGCTCCAAGAGCCTCTCTGCCTCACGCTGTGAACCGGCGAGGATCTCCTCGCCGCGAGCGCCGGCCTCGGCCGCCGCTTCCGCGACGATCCTGCGGGCCTCCTCCCGGGCGCGCGTCAGGGCCTCGGCTTGTTGCTCCAGAACTCGCGCGGTTTCCTCCTTCGCGCGCTCCGCGGCCTCGATCGCGTCGAAGATTCTCTTCTCGCGGCGCTCGAGCGCCTGAAGAACCGGCCCCCACGCGATCTTGCGCAGAAGAAAGAAGAACGCGAGAAAGCTCACGACCGTCCAGATCGCGAGTCCTGGGCTGATGCTGAGAAGTTTGTCCATTCCCGCTCCCCGATCGCTCGCGCGCCTACTTGGTCGCCAGGAGCATGCAGATCACGAGAGAAAAGAACGCGACCCCCTCGATCAGAGCCGCGGCGATGATCATCGACGTGCGAAGATCCCCCGCTGCCTCCGGTTGCCGCCCCATGCTCTCGAGAGCCGCGGCCGCGAGCTTCGAAATCCCCATCCCCGCGGCCAAGACCGTGAGGCCCGCTCCGAACCCGGCGGCGATGTTTCCGATTTCCATTTCGTCTGTCCCTCCTCGTTTACTCCCTTCCGCGGCGCACCCGGCCGGCCTCGCGACCCGCAGGCCGTCAATGCTCCGGGTGTATCGCGGCGTTGACGAACAAGATCGACAAGAACACGAAAATATATGCCTGAAGAAACGCGACAAACAGCTCGAGCATGTTGATGAAAAGCGCGAAAGCGATGGCGGGGATCGCGACGGCGACCGCCTGGAAGAGGAAGATCAGCCCGAGCAGCGAGAGAATCACCACGTGGCCCGCGGTCATGTTCGCGAACAAGCGGATCGTGAGGGCGAACGGCCGGATGAAATGGCCGACGATCTCGATCGGGATCATGATCGGAAGAAGAAAGATCGGCATGCCGGGCGGCACGAGGCTCCGGAGATAGGTCCCGAGCCCCTGCTCGCGGACGCCGGCCCCCTGCGTGAGAAGAAATGTGAGGAACGCGAGCCCGCCGGTGACCGCGAGGTTCCCCGTCGCGGTCGCCATGAACGGCACGAGGCCGAGAACATTGCAGAAGAGAATGAAGAAGAAGAGCGTGAGGAAGTAGGGCGTGAAGCGGCGTCCCGATCCCTTCCCCATGATCTCGTACACCATGTCGTCCCGCACGAAGAGAATGATCGCCTCGAAGAGGTTGGTCACCGTTCCGAGCGGGACATCCGCGCGACGCAATCGTCTCGCGATCCCGCCAAAGATGAAGAGCGAAAGCACCCCGGCGATCCACATCATCAGGACGGCCTTCGTGATCGAAAGATCGAACGTCGCCCCCCCGACGCGGAAAGAGGGGAGCGGGACGAGGACCTCGTCCTGCAGGTGATGGAACAGATGGACGAAATCGAAGTGATCGGCCGAGTGGTCCGCGTGAGCCGCCGCCTCGTGCGCTCCTCTTGCGATCGCTTCGGTTCCGCTCATCGCTTCATTCCTTCGGGCGTGCCGCGCAGCGGGCGGCGCGGCCCCGCACGATGCACAAGAGCTCGAGCGCGGTGAGAGGAACGAAGGCCGAGACGATCGCGAGCGCCGCCCCCCTTCCGTTCAGTCCGGAAAGCGCGAACCCCACCCCCACCGCGCCGCCGAACAGAACGAGCCGCCCCAGGATTCCTCCGAGAAAGACGATCTGAAAGGAGCGGTGCGACGCGGGAAGCGCGCGCATCAGGAGAAAGAAGCTCGCCGCGACGGCGACGAGAGAAACCGCGATCCCGTAAGCAAGCGTCGCGGACGCCTCGGCGCCGAACGAAGCGCGGAAGATCGGGCGAAGCGAAAGGAACAGGATCGCGCTGGTCGCGACGGATCCGATCACGAACACCCGCTCAGGATGTCTCACGGCCGCACTACCTCTTCTTCTTCTCCCCGGCGGTCAGCTCGCGGTAGAGGTACACGAAACCTCCGACAGCGCCGAGAAAAGTCCCTACAAGGGTGAAGATCGGGAGGGTTCCTGCCCAGCGATCCAGCCGGTAGCCCGCGTAGAAGAACAGGAGGGTCGAGGCGGCCAGCGTGAGACCCAGATGAAGGTGGCGTCCCAGCGCGGCTTCGGTTTTCTGAGCCTCTTTGAGGGCGGCAAGACCTTTCTTCAGACGGCTCGCCTTCCCCTTTTCCCCTTCCATCGCCTTTCACCCGAAGACCTGTGAGTTTAGTTAACGATCCGCCGCGCGGCAAGGGAAAAACAAGCACGCGGCGGGCGTACCGCGCCGGTTTTCACGAAACCGGAGGAGCGCCGATCCGCCGAGGCCCCGCACCGCGGCTTCGGCGGCGATCGGCCGCGGAATGTCCCTTGCGCCCGGGTATCCGCTCCCCTACCATCACCGCGAAGCGGGAGGCATCGAATGGCCATCAGCGATCCGAAAACGTTCTATCGCAAGCTCGACGCCCTTCTCTCGAAGATCCAGATCGCTTCGGGAGTCAAGCATCAGGAGCTGATCTCCACCGTGCTCCGCGACCTCGTGGAGGAGTTCGGCCAGGAGCTCTCGATCCGGAACGGGCGCGCCTACGAGATCATCGGCGGCGAGCTCGTGCTCATCTCCGATCGGAAGAGCCCGATCGCCAGCCCGCAGGGCTTCCGCCTTTCGATGGACTACCCGCCCGTCCGCCTCCTCCTCCAACACCGGTGCTACATCTTCGACGCGGCGACGCCCGGCATCGATCCGGCCTTCGAGCAAGAGGTCGTGGGCGGCACGACTTCGGCCGCGATCGTCGTCGGAGGCGAGAGGGAGTGGGTGCTCGCGTTCGGTCTCGCCGAGGGATGGGAGCGGGAGACGATCGAGTTCTCGCTGAACGCGATCCGGAACGCCCTCGGTTATCGCCTCGAGCATGAGTGGCTCCGGGCGGATCTCGAGGAGACGCGCACGATCCAACGAAGCCTCTTCCCCGACCGCATCCCGTTGTTTTCCGGATACGAAATCGCCGCGCGCGCCGAGACCACCGAGGTCGTCGGCGGGGATTTCTACGACTTCATTCCGCTCGACGAGGAGGTGATGGGGATCGCGGTGGGCGACGCGAGCGGCCACGGTCTCCCCGCGGCGCTTCTCGTGCGCGACGTCGTCACGGGGCTTCGCATGGGCGTCGAGAAGGACATGAAGATCACGCCGGCGCTCCGGAAGCTGAACGCGGTGATTCATCGAAGCACGCTCTCGACGAAGTTCGTCTCTCTCTTCTACGGCGAGCTCGAACGAAACGGAAACTTCATGTACGTGAACGCGGGGCACAACCCGCCGTTTCTCGTCCTCGACCGCGGCGTGTTCCGGCTCGACGTCGGCGGCTCGGTTCTCGGACCGCTCCCCGAGATCCGCTTCAAGCGCGGCTTCGCGCATATCGATCGGGGCGGGCTTCTCGTGGCGTTCTCCGACGGCATCATCGAGAGGGCGAACCGAAAGGGAGAGCAGTTCGGGGAGGCGCGTCTTCAGGACACGATTCTCGCGAACCGCGGTCTCTCCGCGAAAGAGATCCTCGATGCCGTCTTCCGCGCGGCGCTCGACCATACTCGCTCCCGATGGGAGGATGACGCCACGGTCGTCGTCGTCCGCCGCCTCTCTTCGCGATGACCGAAGGCCCGCCGATCCGCTTCCTCCGAGACGAAGAGCACTACTCGATCGTGGTCGAAGAGGGGATGCTCGCGGCGCAGGAGTCCGTCCGGATCGCGACCGCCAACGTCAAGGAGATCCGGATTCGGAAGGGAAAACGTTACGTCTCGATCGTTCGCGCCTTTGAGGAGATGGCGGAGCGCGGCGTGTTGATCCGGATCCTGCACGGCGCGCCCCCGTCGCGGAGATTCCGCGAGGAAATCGACGCGAGCGGCGTTCTCTCGTCGAGCGAGCGCTTCGAGATGCTCTTCTGCCCGCGCGCTCATCTCAAGATGGTTCTCGTGGACGGCGCGTTTCTCTATGCGGGGAGCGCGAACTTCACCGGGGCCGGTCTCGGCGTCAAGAAGCCGGAGAGGCGGAACTTCGAGATCGGGTTCGCGACGAAGGACCCCGCGATCGTCCGCCTTCACGCATCGATCTTCGACGAGATCTGGTCCGGCGCCTTCTGCGATTCCTGCGGGAGGAGGGAGTATTGCAGGTAGGGGGGTGAAAGCGCGGACCGCGGGCCCCGCCCATGGTGGTGCAGCCACGCGTGCGTGGCTTGCGGTCGATCTTGACGAGCCCGCCGCGTTTCCCGTCTCGCACAGTTCTTTCTTGCATCGCGTTGCAGGTTCTCGATCCTCG
The DNA window shown above is from Candidatus Eisenbacteria bacterium and carries:
- the atpF gene encoding F0F1 ATP synthase subunit B, whose product is MDKLLSISPGLAIWTVVSFLAFFFLLRKIAWGPVLQALERREKRIFDAIEAAERAKEETARVLEQQAEALTRAREEARRIVAEAAAEAGARGEEILAGSQREAERLLERARVEIRSEEAQAVDRVRREAVDLALEAAAKLIGRAMSEADHRRHVEEFVAEATRSADGKRS
- the atpE gene encoding ATP synthase F0 subunit C, with protein sequence MEIGNIAAGFGAGLTVLAAGMGISKLAAAALESMGRQPEAAGDLRTSMIIAAALIEGVAFFSLVICMLLATK
- the atpB gene encoding F0F1 ATP synthase subunit A; its protein translation is MSGTEAIARGAHEAAAHADHSADHFDFVHLFHHLQDEVLVPLPSFRVGGATFDLSITKAVLMMWIAGVLSLFIFGGIARRLRRADVPLGTVTNLFEAIILFVRDDMVYEIMGKGSGRRFTPYFLTLFFFILFCNVLGLVPFMATATGNLAVTGGLAFLTFLLTQGAGVREQGLGTYLRSLVPPGMPIFLLPIMIPIEIVGHFIRPFALTIRLFANMTAGHVVILSLLGLIFLFQAVAVAIPAIAFALFINMLELFVAFLQAYIFVFLSILFVNAAIHPEH
- a CDS encoding AtpZ/AtpI family protein; protein product: MEGEKGKASRLKKGLAALKEAQKTEAALGRHLHLGLTLAASTLLFFYAGYRLDRWAGTLPIFTLVGTFLGAVGGFVYLYRELTAGEKKKR
- a CDS encoding PP2C family protein-serine/threonine phosphatase, with the translated sequence MAISDPKTFYRKLDALLSKIQIASGVKHQELISTVLRDLVEEFGQELSIRNGRAYEIIGGELVLISDRKSPIASPQGFRLSMDYPPVRLLLQHRCYIFDAATPGIDPAFEQEVVGGTTSAAIVVGGEREWVLAFGLAEGWERETIEFSLNAIRNALGYRLEHEWLRADLEETRTIQRSLFPDRIPLFSGYEIAARAETTEVVGGDFYDFIPLDEEVMGIAVGDASGHGLPAALLVRDVVTGLRMGVEKDMKITPALRKLNAVIHRSTLSTKFVSLFYGELERNGNFMYVNAGHNPPFLVLDRGVFRLDVGGSVLGPLPEIRFKRGFAHIDRGGLLVAFSDGIIERANRKGEQFGEARLQDTILANRGLSAKEILDAVFRAALDHTRSRWEDDATVVVVRRLSSR
- a CDS encoding phospholipase D family protein, translated to MTEGPPIRFLRDEEHYSIVVEEGMLAAQESVRIATANVKEIRIRKGKRYVSIVRAFEEMAERGVLIRILHGAPPSRRFREEIDASGVLSSSERFEMLFCPRAHLKMVLVDGAFLYAGSANFTGAGLGVKKPERRNFEIGFATKDPAIVRLHASIFDEIWSGAFCDSCGRREYCR